GAGCCCCGAACGAGAGTACCTGATCGGCACCGATCAGCAGATTGTTGTTCACCTTGTCCTGTGTCAGCACCCGGCAGTGGTTGCTTATGATGTCGTAAACCTGCTGCAAGTATCGCTTTCCGCGATGGCGCTgcagatcgatcggatcggtacCGAGCGTTTCGTCGATGATTTTCCTTTGCTCTTCGTGATCATCATAGCCCGTAAACGCgagttctcgctcgctctgtggAATAAACTTTGCATCGCGGTACTTGAGCGTCCGGTTGAATCGTTTAGTTAGCATCTGTAACCGTTCGTTACGCTCGATGGTTTCCTCTGAGCAGAAGGCAAGCAAATCTTCGTtaaaccggaacaccggcGGTGCTTCGTCATCTTGTTCCGTTGGCTCACTTCCAATTGGATCGGTTGGGGATGAAGTTGTCTTTCGTTCGTCTGACGATTTCCTTCTCACTGCTgactttgattgattttgagcGATGGTCAGTGTCTGTAGTTGTTGCGGATCGAGATCCTCCTCGTGGTTGAGCGCGTGGTCCTCGAACCACCGGTGAATTTGCTCGCTGGAAAGCTTAATATGCCGTGGCACAACTCGCCTTCGGCTAGGACTGGGAAAAGACGAACCAGCCTGCTCCAGCCAACCCACTTTAAGCTCGATGCTCCCATTAGCGTAGGACTGTGGTTTGTAAGGTTTGCCGCAGGTGAACTGATAATCCACGTACTCGCTTTCATCGAATAATTCTCCGCGGCTCGGCACGGGAACAAACAGTTCCGCACGCTTCGTTTTCACCTTTAACCGATTTTTCTCGTACAAATGAACGGCCACCGATTCCGGTATCCGGCTCGTAAGCTTGATGCCGAACGAAGTGTTAAAGTCGACCAGCACGTCGTCTTGAAAGTGACGTGCCTTGGTCGATGCCACGTGACTACCGTCGATGAACAGTTTGGCTTTGAATTGAAGATCCTTACCCGGCGTTGCTCGGTGGCTCGTGTCCCCATCCGTTCCTTCCGTACCACGAACTCGTTGCAACAGAATGTTCGTCGGGGGTAAATCATCAGCCCCACCAAACGTTTCATCGAACAACTGGCGAAACTCATGTTTCAGCCGGGCCGTGTCAGGTTTCCTAGGTTTAACCATCGATGGTCGCTCATCGGCACCACCTatgccctcctcctccagttCCAAATCACGCAAGTACGCCTTGTACTCCTGCTTGTCCCGCAGATACAGTTCGTGCTCCTCTTCCAGCGATTCACGCAGTTCGAGTGTGTAACGCTCCTGCAACGCATTCATGTCGATGTCGTCCTGGTTATTAGTACCGTTGACCACGGTTAGTTTAAGCCCACAATCCAGTTCCTTTAGCTCGTCCCAAAGTTCCAGTATCTGAGTAGCGAGTGTTCGCTCCGTACGCATCTCTTGGTAGATGAGCTTGCGCAGCTCCCGACGCGCCATTTTGAAACCAAACTCATCGAAACCTTCGTCTCGATTGTCTCCTTCGTTTGCCCGTAGTTCCCGTAGTTTTTCTTCGAGCGCCTCCACGCGGTTCAATCGTCGTGTACGGTAGTATTGCCGGTAGAGCTGTTCCAACTTGAGCCGCTTTCGGACTACTGGTTCGAAGGAAGGATGCGCATCGAACCGCAGCTTTCCGATCAAAATTTTTACCGTTCGCTCCATGGGCAGTTGTTCGAGGGTTTTCGACAAAGGAATCGGCTCGACGAAGAACGGATCGAAGGTTTTGCTACAGAAACCTCGAACACGTTCGCTGGCCATATAGCGCTGGAAACCGATTAGTTCACCGGACGCATCGAACCACTCATCGTGCTCTTCCTCCACCAGACGGTTCATCAAACGGTTCTTGTTGGCCACGCTTACGTTCGGTAAGCGGATCGGATTCTCCTTCAGCGCGATTTCCGGTTTATCCTGCTGTTGGGAATCGTCTACGATGCTGACACTCGAATCCACGCGTACCTCTTTCAGCATCGCTCTGGGAAGCGTGAAGTTGCGATCGGGTTGATAGAACAGCAGACTATCGTCTGGTCTGTCCAGCTTTTGCGTTTTCCATggaaccaccactaccgtgGTATCGTCGGGCTGAAAGTAGGACGAAGTGAGGTGCGTTGGGGAGTCCGCATCATTCGAGGATTTTGAGGATCTCGGTGACTGGACTGGGTGATTCGTTTTACGCTCGATTGTCGTCACGTTGGAGGGTCCTTCCTCTGCATCATAGAACACGTCCTCTGGTAGGGAGTCAGTGAAGAAGAGAATCTCTCGGTCCATCGGATGTAACGGTGACTGCTGTTTGCCATCTTGTGTTAGTTCCGCGGTACCGTGATCGAGAGTCCTCCGACTGTCCAGCGATGCCCGTACTTCTCGCTCCTCCTGTACGAACGCTGGATCAAGCTTCGCTCGTAGTACCCTACGATGCGGTGGTTCTTCCGGTAGCACGGACAGGGATTGCTGAGGGGCTGGTGTTGCTGAGGGCGATAgcgctgcttctccttctgcccCCGGTTTTCCTTCACTCTCCTCCGCACGGCTGTTGGTCGTCGACTTGCCTTTTGCATGCTTCTTGTAACGATGGCGTGTGCGGCGTTTTCGTGGGGATTTCGGTTTATCACTCATTTTCACCCAAGAAATCGCGACCTGGCCAGCAAAATCCTTGGGGGCTCAGGATGGGTCAATTTTTGCATGTTTGTATTGCCTAGCAACCGACCGGTTGTTAAGGGGAACGTGTTTAAACATAACCGTCCAGTTGCGTCCAGTCATTCGGAACACAAGAGTTTGTCGAAGAATCGTATCGGATATTTTTAGATGAATGATTTTCTTTGCACCATTTACAGGCAACAGGCGCTTAAAATGCGTAATATCGGTTTAGTAAACTTTTGCTTTGAATTAAATTCCCGACTGCAACGCCACCTATCGAACCCCTATTGTAACTATGAAAGGACGCCGCACCAAAAATagcagaaggagagagatGGCTATAAACCTGCCCTCTCCTTCGCTCCTGCATACCGCTCAAAGGAAATATCTGAAACATTTTTACgataaaatggaattttccgaaaaaaaagactCGGTTTTCGAAATGCAGTGGTGTTTGCTCGACAAATCATGCAATTGAGtaacattttaaataaaaaaaagtttccgCTTATCTCCGATGAGACGCTGCCAATCTAAAGCGACAAGTGCTGTGTTGAATTTATTAATAATTCGATAAATTTCACTAATAAACCATTTAATGAGCGCAGCCAGCAACGCGCCAACTTTCGTTGAC
The sequence above is a segment of the Anopheles darlingi chromosome 2, idAnoDarlMG_H_01, whole genome shotgun sequence genome. Coding sequences within it:
- the LOC125959545 gene encoding coiled-coil and C2 domain-containing protein 2A, with amino-acid sequence MSDKPKSPRKRRTRHRYKKHAKGKSTTNSRAEESEGKPGAEGEAALSPSATPAPQQSLSVLPEEPPHRRVLRAKLDPAFVQEEREVRASLDSRRTLDHGTAELTQDGKQQSPLHPMDREILFFTDSLPEDVFYDAEEGPSNVTTIERKTNHPVQSPRSSKSSNDADSPTHLTSSYFQPDDTTVVVVPWKTQKLDRPDDSLLFYQPDRNFTLPRAMLKEVRVDSSVSIENPIRLPNVSVANKNRLMNRLVEEEHDEWFDASGELIGFQRYMASERVRGFCSKTFDPFFVEPIPLSKTLEQLPMERTVKILIGKLRFDAHPSFEPVVRKRLKLEQLYRQYYRTRRLNRVEALEEKLRELRANEGDNRDEGFDEFGFKMARRELRKLIYQEMRTERTLATQILELWDELKELDCGLKLTVVNGTNNQDDIDMNALQERYTLELRESLEEEHELYLRDKQEYKAYLRDLELEEEGIGGADERPSMVKPRKPDTARLKHEFRQLFDETFGGADDLPPTNILLQRVRGTEGTDGDTSHRATPGKDLQFKAKLFIDGSHVASTKARHFQDDVLVDFNTSFGIKLTSRIPESVAVHLYEKNRLKVKTKRAELFVPVPSRGELFDESEYVDYQFTCGKPYKPQSYANGSIELKVGWLEQAGSSFPSPSRRRVVPRHIKLSSEQIHRWFEDHALNHEEDLDPQQLQTLTIAQNQSKSAPTEQDDEAPPVFRFNEDLLAFCSEETIERNERLQMLTKRFNRTLKYRDAKFIPQSERELAFTGYDDHEEQRKIIDETLGTDPIDLQRHRGKRYLQQVYDIISNHCRVLTQDKVNNNLLIGADQVLSFGALSLAFLEIFGPRRPLKPSRRSPTSRASIRVTDVTHFRLVVTIVRAFGIPMRTEDSQSSAADDGRRHSNMSSIGRFSFRTSNVRPYITVSIKDRVLRTSTADGTAPTWNEQLELPLDIASDQIRKHLHIDLYDEHLENLLDDDRARPTEMYQRISSRWLGQLRIPISTVYLNQRLEGTFEIKTPPILFGYDRQQQQQDKQPSQPGYPTPELQESYGTAAMMAFIGSSGTTNLPDVRELTHVSLFISLEPPVERPLIDTGGLECAELDQVSARVSLWFQEYRHEFPARAIVSPMVTLLGGKRVCATRLLGPLPVPFPIDEKSEMMIRRYVSLIPVHHTIDPCSQLSGIWLTNKEILTMMCASPKDLGVLLVCFYLELGYDVWLIFGNSVLMGDGTFVLLLDGGEYFIVDPCSGRKYSSTDTYCPLSRIYLIVGTDNIWGNIQKENRVFLTQLDVRKSGYWRALFNRFNEPPTGCVQETAFPFQEALTVRDLQRTIERKLMRKISTWRTHRKTVWNRYINEQLRGTLISLEQDTCLEVDTDRYMAEEFGQMFVSYKINGFPINMPYTNLSTIVAQVKGTGIHLNSAADVEFALGVHIKPYPCNVYSVWVFLMSLVPRV